One genomic window of Serinus canaria isolate serCan28SL12 chromosome 4, serCan2020, whole genome shotgun sequence includes the following:
- the PCM1 gene encoding pericentriolar material 1 protein isoform X8: protein MATGGAPFEEGMNDQDLPSWSNESLDDRLNNTDWGGQQKKANRSSEKNKKKLSGEGDTRLTNDISPESSPGMERRKTRTSHSFPHARYMTQMSVPEQAELERLKQRINFSDLDQRSIGSDSQGRATAANNKRQLNENKKPFNFLSVQINTNKSKDPASGSQKKEGGVSAQCKELFGAALSKDFLQNCQASAQEDGRGEQAMDSSQIVSRLVQIRDYIAKASSMRDDLVEKNERSANVERLSHLIDDLKEQEKSYLKFLQKMLARENEEDDVRTIDSAVGSGSVGESTSLNIDVQSEASDTTEVSFSLSCRPRIEDKLGNSAAREQVTDIDVTPSPKGKRERAALNDREIWPCGINSQDLGLLSKARDPQQEAKEELENLKKQHDLLKRMLQQQEELKALQGRQAALLALQHKAEQAIAVLDDSVVTETTGSVSGVSLTSELNEELNDLIQRFHNQLHDSQTQSVPDNRRQAESLSLTREISQSRNSSMCEHQSDEKAQLFNKMRMLQGKKQKMDKLLGELHTLRDQHLNNSSFFPASSSPQRSVDQRSTTSAASGPVGIVTVVNGEPNSLASAPYPPDSLVSQNESEEDENLNPTEKLQKLNEVRKRLNELRELVHYYEQTSDMMADAVNENTKEEEETEESESDSEHEDPQPVTNIRNPQGISSWSEINSNSNVQCGANNRDGRHLNTDCEINNRSAANIRTLNMSSALDCHNRENDKRLDLPQGEDDEVEDRVSEDSMSSHRSSLGDVAGDAEFEQKINRLIAAKQKLRQLQNLAAMVQDDDPEPQGAVANASNIGDLLGEVEETKQQPNNVRASSNKLKKDVRLNEKAREKFYEAKLQQQQRELKQLQEERRKLFEIQEKIQVLQKACPDLQLSAGLGNCPANRQTSQATSTPATNECNTAGKPLFECDESLPVGSELWSEMRRHEILREELRQRRKQLEALMAEDQRRRELAETISAVAASVKSEGSEAQCTPRQSRTEKTMATWGGSTQCALEEENGDEDGYLSDGGGQAEEEEEDASSLNDSFSVYPNNNIPENAYFGKGNKDRWKNCRPLSADGNYRPVSKARQQQNINMRRQENFRWMSELSYVEEKERWQEQINQLKKQHEFSVSICQTLMQDQQTLSCLLQTLLTGPYSMMPNNVASSQIHLIMHQLNQCYTQLTWQQNNVQRLKQMLSDLMQQQEQQCQEKPSRKERGSSAPPPPSPVFCPFNYPPQPVNLFSVPGFTNFSSFAPGINCNPVFPSGFGDFAHNVSPRSSEQQEQQHPLEHNTSGKTEYMAFPKPFESSSSNGAEKQRRNHRQPEEETEKRSTWLDDSQEMKKDDQSQLNAGFAVSVQNIASGHKNQCDMNRRREFDEESLESFSSMPDPIDPTTVTKTFRSRKASAQASLASKDKTPKSKTKRKSSSQLKGRTKNAGYESASASSVCEPCKNNKSRHSDDVVHAKVFSKRNQEQLEKIIKYSRSTEMSSAHARRILQQSNRNACIEAPETGSDLSMFEALRDTIYSEVATLISQNESRPHFLIELFHELQLLNTDYLRQRALYALQDIVTRHLCEKNEKGKCSKSLNSSTWVASNSELTPSESLASTDDETFGKNFSTEACQECERPDADNGSTLSTSSNFEPFATDDLGNTVIHLDKALSWMREYERMKVEAESTLDSEGCSSNFQGASAAKLEGPGTGECQSVPQSGDVSAVPCPRIDTQQLDRQIKAIMKEVIPFLKEHMDEVCSSQLLTSVRRMVLTLTQQNDESKEFVKFFHKQLGSILQDSLAKFAGRKLKDCGEDLLVEISEVLFNELAFFKLMQDLDSNSISVKQRCKRKIETTEGMQSYAKEAKKGLQVDVCSSVEDVDEDKDKDETETAKQVPDSEVCAGNRVPENIRSDASEQEEDEESESGPVAISLSKAETQALTNYGSGEDENEDEEIEFEEGPVDVQTSLQASSETTENEQTSNQELTKAKSSEISSSEQPAKGEQDVAAAVHHYFSVMENTPALTANTPESFITATVKTEGSSSSLTVNETQTRDTTCAENKSGASSESSMAGSPDTESPVLVNEYEPGSGNVSQKSDEDDFVKVEDLPLKLAVYSEADLMKKMETEAQTKSLSDELLDRGGAQDQELVGDAQTLKEPETFGAQNA from the exons ATGGCAACAGGAGGTGCTCCCTTTGAAGAAGGCATGAATGATCAGGACTTGCCCAGCTGGAGCAATGAGAGCCTTGATGACCGGCTGAACAACAcg GACTGGGGAGGTcaacagaagaaagcaaacagatcttcagagaaaaacaagaaaaagcttAGTGGGGAAGGTGATACAAGGCTTACTAATGACATATCTCCAGAATCTTCACCTGGAATGGAACGACGGAAGACCAGAACTTCTCATAGCTTTCCTCATGCTCGATACATGACTCAGATGTCTGTTCCAGAGCAGGCTGAACTAGAAAGGCTTAAACAAAGAATAAACTTCAGTGATCTGGATCAG AGAAGCATTGGAAGTGATTCTCAAGGCAGAGCAACGGCTGCTAATAACAAACGTCAacttaatgaaaacaaaaaaccattcAACTTCCTGTCAGTACAGATTAATACTAACAAAAGCAAAGATCCTGCCTCAGGTTCCCAAAAAAAGGAAGGTGGGGTATCAGCGCAATGTAAAGAGTTGTTTGGAGCTGCTCTAAGCAAGGATTTTTTGCAAAATTGTCAAGCATCTGCTCAAGAAGATGGAAGGGGAGAACAGGCAATGGATAGTAGCCAG ATTGTGAGCAGACTAGTTCAGATTCGCGACTATATTGCTAAGGCCAGCTCCATGCGGGATGATCTTgtagagaaaaatgaaagatcGGCCAATGTTGAGCGTTTATCACACCTTATAGATGACCTTAAAGAGCAGGAGAAATCCTATCTGAAATTTTTGCAAAAGATGCTT gctAGAGAAAATGAGGAGGATGATGTTCGGACTATAGATTCAGCTGTGGGATCTGGTTCTGTAGGTGAGAGCACATCGCTAAACATTGATGTGCAGTCTGAGGCTTCAGATACCACG GAGGTATCTTTTAGTTTGAGTTGTCGGCCCCGCATTGAGGACAAACTAGGGAATTCAGCTGCACGAGAACAGGTTACAGACATTGATGTTACACCAAGCCctaaagggaaaagagagagagctgCTCTGAATGACAGGGAAATCTGGCCTTGTGGGATTAATAGCCAGGATCTTGGATTGCTTTCAAAG GCCAGAGATCCTCAACAGGAAGCTAAAGAAGAATTGGAAAACTTGAAGAAACAGCATGATTTATTGAAAAGGATGCTacaacagcaggaggaattgAAGGCTCTTCAAGGAAGACAGGCAGCTCTTCTTGCTTTGCAGCATAAAGCAGAGCAAGCCATTGCTGTTCTGGATGATTCTG TTGTAACAGAAACTACAGGTAGTGTGTCAGGAGTGAGTCTTACATCAGAACTGAATGAAGAATTGAATGACTTAATTCAACGCTTTCACAACCAACTTCATGATTCTCAG ACACAGTCTGTGCCTGACAATAGAAGGCAAGCAGAAAGCCTCTCACTTACCAGAGAGATTTCACAAAGCAGAAACTCTTCAATGTGTGAACACCAGTCAGATGAGAAGGCACAGCTTTTTAACAAGATGCGAATGTTGCAGGGTAAAAAGCAAAAGATGGACAAACTATTAGGAGAACTTCATACACTTCGTGACCAACATCTAAATAACTCTTCCT TTTTTCCTGCTTCAAGTTCTCCTCAAAGGAGTGTTGATCAAAGAAGTACaacttcagctgcttctggtCCTGTAGGCATAGTAACTGTTGTCAATGGTGAACCAAACAGTCTGGCATCTGCTCCCTATCCTCCTGATTCCCTGGTTTCTCAAAATGAGAGTGAAGAGGATGAAAATCTAAATCCAACAGAAAAGCTTCA gaagctgAATGAGGTTCGTAAGAGACTGAATGAGTTACGTGAGTTAGTTCACTACTATGAGCAGACGTCTGATATGATGGCAGATGCTGTGAATGAAAACACtaaggaggaggaagaaacagaagaatcaGAAAGTGATTCTGAACATGAGGATCCCCAGCCTGTTACAAATATTAG AAACCCTCAAGGAATCAGTAGTTGGAGTGAAATAAATAGCAACTCAAATGTACAGTGTGGAGCTAATAACAGAGATGGAAGACATCTTAATACAGACTGTGAAATAAACAACCGATCTGCTGCTAATATAAGAACTCTAAACATGTCTTCTGCTTTAG ACTGTCATAATAGGGAGAATGACAAACGCCTTGATCTACCCCAAGGTGAAGATGATGAAGTGGAAGATCGAGTTAGTGAAGATTCCATGTCTAGTCACAGAAGCAGCCTGGGTGATGTGGCTGGAGATGCTGAGTTTGAGCAGAAGATCAATAGGCTTATAGCTGCAAAACAGAAGCTTAGACAGTTACAAAACCTTGCTGCCATGGTGCAG GATGATGATCCAGAGCCTCAAGGAGCAGTTGCAAATGCGTCTAATATTGGTGACTTGTTGGGTGAGGTGGAAGAGACAAAGCAACAACCAAACAATGTCCGAGCAAGTTCCaacaagttaaaaaaagatGTGCGACTGAATGAAAAAGCAAG AGAGAAGTTCTATGAAGCTaaacttcagcagcagcaacgGGAGCTTAAGCAGttacaagaagaaagaagaaaactgtttgaaatccaggaaaaaattcaAGTGTTGCAGAAAGCTTGTCCTGACCTTCAA ttGTCAGCTGGCCTGGGTAACTGTCCAGCAAATAGACAGACTTCACAAGCAACATCAACTCCAGCCACGAATGAGTGTAACACAGCTGGCAAGCCTTTATTTGAGTGTGATGAATCATTACCAGTAGGCAGTGAG TTATGGTCTGAGATGAGAAGACATGAGATTTTAAGAGAAGAATTGCGACAGAGAAGAAAGCAACTTGAAGCTTTAATGGCTGAAGATCAGAGAAGGAGAGAGCTTGCAGAAACAATATCTGCTGTTGCTGCATCTGTTAAAAGTGAAGGGTCAGAAGCTCAGTGTACTCCACGGCAGAGCAGGACTGAAAA GACAATGGCTACCTGGGGAGGTTCTACCCAGTGTGCCctagaggaagaaaatggagaTGAAGACGGTTATCTCTCTGATGGAGGTGGTCAggcagaagaagaggaagaagatgcaTCAAGTTTGAATGACAGTTTCTCTGTTTATCCCAATAACAACATACCAGAAAACGCCTATTTTGGTAAAGGAAACAAAGATAG GTGGAAAAACTGCCGTCCCCTTTCAGCAGATGGAAATTATCGGCCCGTGTCTAAGGCCAGGCAACAGCAAAACATAAATATGCGGCGTCAGGAAAATTTTCGGTGGATGTCTGAGCTTTCCTATGTGGAAGAAAAGGAGCGATGGCAAGAGCAGATCAATCAGTTGAAGAAACAGCATGAATTTAGTGTCAGCATTTGTCAAACTTTGATGCAGGATCAGCAG aCCCTCTCTTGCCTTCTGCAGACTTTGCTCACAGGACCCTATAGCATGATGCCCAATAATGTTGCATCTTCACAAATACATCTCATTATGCATCAGTTAAACCAGTGTTACACTCAACTGACTTGGCAGCAGAATAATGTCCAAAG gTTGAAACAAATGTTAAGTGATCTTATGCAGCAGCAAGAACAACAGTGTCAAGAGAAACCatcaagaaaggagagaggcAGTAGTGCACCGCCACCTCCATCTCCTGTTTTCTGTCCATTCAACTACCCTCCGCAACCTGTGAACCTCTTTAGTGTTCCAGGATTtactaatttttcttcctttgctccaG GTATTAACTGTAATCCAGTGTTTCCATCTGGTTTTGGAGATTTTGCACATAATGTTTCTCCAcgcagcagtgagcagcaggagcagcagcatcctctaGAACATAATACTTCTGGGAAAACAGAGTATATGGCATTCCCCAAACCCTTTGAAAGCAGTTCCTCTAAtggagcagaaaaacaaag aaGGAATCATAGACAACCtgaagaggaaacagaaaaaagatcAACTTGGCTTGATGATAGccaagaaatgaagaaagatgATCAGTCTCAGCTGAATGCAGGTTTTGCAGTTTCAGTACAAAACATTGCTTCTGGTCATAAGAATCAGTGCGATATGAACCGGAGAAGAGAGTTTGATGAAGAGTCTTTGGAGAGTTTCAGCAGCATGCCTGATCCAATAGACCCAACTACTGTGACAAAGACATTTAGATCTAGAAAAGCATCAGCACAAGCAAGCCTGGCATCAAAAGATAAAACGCCCAAATCAAAGACTAAGAGGAAGAGTTCTTCTCAGCTAAAAGGCAGAACTAAAAATGCTG GTTATGAAAGTGCAAGTGCTTCTAGTGTGTGTGAGCCCTGCAAGAACAATAAAAGCAGACACTCTGATGACGTGGTTCATGCAAAGGTGTTCAGCAAAAGGAATCAGGAGcaattggaaaaaataattaaatacagTAGATCTACAGAAATGTCTTCAG CGCATGCTAGGAGAATTCTGCAGCAGTCTAACAGAAATGCATGCATTGAAGCGCCAG aaactGGTAGTGATCTTTCTATGTTTGAAGCTTTGCGAGACACAATTTATTCTGAAGTGGCAACTCTTATTTCTCAAAATGAGTCTCGTCCCCACTTTCTTATTGAACTTTTCCATGAGCTTCAGCTGCTAAATACAGATTATCTGAGGCAAAGGGCTCTATATGCTCTACAG GATATAGTGACCAGACATTTatgtgagaaaaatgaaaaagggaagTGTTCAAAATCACTGAATTCTTCAACATGGGTGGCATCAAATTCTGAACTCACTCCTAGTGAAAGTCTTGCCTCTACAGATGAT GAAACTTTTGGCAAGAACTTTTCTACAGAAGCATGTCAAGAATGTGAACGACCTGATGCAGACAATGGCAGTACTTTGTCTACTTCTTCAAATTTTGAACCCTTTGCCACTGATGACCTTG GCAACACAGTGATTCATTTAGATAAAGCTTTGTCTTGGATGAGGGAATATGAGCGTATGAAAGTTGAAGCTGAAAGTACCCTTGACTCTGAGGGCTGCTCTAGTAATTTTCAGGGTGCTTCTGCTGCTAAATTAGAAG GTCCAGGTACTGGTGAATGTCAGTCTGTGCCACAGTCAGGTGATGTTTCTGCAGTTCCATGTCCTCGTATAGATACTCAGCAGCTGGACCGGCAGATTAAAGCAATTATGAAGGAGGTCATTCCTTTTCTGAAG GAACACATGGATGAAGTCTGCTCTTCTCAATTACTGACATCAGTAAGACGTATGGTCTTGACTCTTACACAACAAAATGATGAAAGTAAAGAATTTGTGAAGTTCTTTCATAAGCAGCTTGGCAGTATACTTCAG GATTCACTGGCAAAATTTGCTGgtagaaaattaaaagattGTGGGGAGGATCTTCTTGTGGAGATCTCTGAAGTATTATTCAATGAATTAGCCTTTTTTAAACTCATGCAAGACTTGGATAGCAACAGTATTTCTGTAAAGCAGAGATGTAAACGAAAAATAGAAACCACTGAAGGAATGCAGTCTTATGCTAAAgag GCAAAAAAAGGTCTCCAGGTGGATGTTTGTTCTTCTGTTGAAGATGTCGATGAGGACAAA GACAAGGATGAGACTGAAACTGCTAAACAAGTACCGGACTCAGAAGTGTGTGCTGGTAACAGAGTGCCTGAAAATATTAGATCTGATGCATCTGAGcaagaggaagatgaggaaaGTGAAAGTGGTCCAGTGGCAATAA GTTTATCGAAAGCAGAAACCCAAGCTCTGACTAACTATGGCAGTGGAGAAGATGAGAATGAAGATGAAGAAATAGAATTTGAGGAAGGACCTGTTGATGTGCAAACATCACTACAAGCCAGCAGTGAAACAACTGAAAATGAACAG ACTTCAAACCAAGAGTTGACTAAGGCAAAAAGCAGTGAGATTTCGTCATCAGAACAACCTGCTAAAG GTGAACAAgatgtggctgcagctgtgcatcATTACTTCAGTGTCATGGAGAATACACCAGCTTTAACAGCCAATACCCCAGAATCCTTTATAACAGCCACTGTGAAAACTGAAGGATCAAGCTCATCTTTGACAGTGAATGAAACTCAAACACGAGATACCACATGTGCAGAAAACAAATCTGGTGCAAGTTCTGAAAGCTCCATGGCTGGCAGCCCTGATACAGAGTCACCTGTGCTAGTGAACGAATAT GAACCTGGTTCTGGAAATGTAAGTCAAAAATCTGATGAAGATGACTTTGTGAAAGTCGAAGACTTGCCCCTCAAACTTGCTGTATATTCAGAG GCagatttaatgaagaaaatggaaacagaggCCCAAACCAAGAGTTTGTCTGATGAATTACTGGATAGAGGTGGAGCTCAAGATCAGGAATTAGTAGGAGATGCCCAAACATTGAAAGAacctg